From the genome of Periplaneta americana isolate PAMFEO1 chromosome 15, P.americana_PAMFEO1_priV1, whole genome shotgun sequence, one region includes:
- the LOC138714775 gene encoding uncharacterized protein has product MFGGFGGALKNLGSKAEQLVEKKKHEVEEIGQQKKQLASEMLEEQAKKTGDAIWSTKSELEKSAVGGAMDAKHTAIDALDEEFGKAEKAVDSTIEQASAAVDTKMKEADKFIDEKREQVGKVVHDTTQKVVETKDQTSASVLGKTKGLLNF; this is encoded by the coding sequence CTTTGAAGAATCTGGGGTCCAAGGCGGAGCAGCTGGTTGAAAAGAAGAAACATGAAGTGGAAGAAATAGGACAGCAGAAGAAGCAGCTCGCCAGCGAGATGCTGGAGGAACAGGCCAAGAAAACAGGAGATGCAATCTGGTCAACAAAGTCAGAATTGgagaagagcgcagtgggcggaGCGATGGACGCCAAACACACAGCCATCGACGCTCTGGACGAGGAATTTGGCAAGGCTGAGAAGGCTGTGGATAGCACCATCGAACAGGCCAGCGCAGCTGTGGACACCAAGATGAAGGAGGCTGACAAGTTCATCGACGAAAAGAGGGAACAAGTCGGCAAAGTTGTTCACGACACAACTCAGAAAGTAGTGGAGACCAAAGATCAGACATCAGCATCAGTCCTTGGCAAGACAAAAGGCCTTCTCAACT